ggatcacctgcgagcagtactccaaaccctccgcgataataaattgtatgctaagttttctaagtgtgagttctggttaaagtccatagcattcttggggcatattttATCCGACgaaggtataaaggtagacactcagaagattgaggctgtgaaatcctggcctagacctaccactccgacagagattcatagctttcttggcttagcaggatattaccggaggttcatagagggtttttcttctctttcagcactATTAACAAAGTTGACGCAGAAAAcgactaagtttcagtggacagaggcctatgagcagagtttccaagagcttaagaacaggttgacctCAGCGCCAGTTCTAGTACTTCCAGAAggtccagatggttatgccatATATTGTTATGCCTCAAGtgtcgggttaggatgtgtcTTGATGCAACATGGAAAagtaattgcatatgcttcaaggTAGTTAAGGAAGCATGAGCGGAATTATCTGACTCACGACCTCGAGTTAGATGCAGTTGTTCATgtactaaagatgtggaggcactacttgtatggcattcatgttgatatctatacggatcataagagcctccaatacatcttcaagcaaaaggaattgaatctacgttAAAGGaaatggttggagctacttaaagactatgatgttgatattttataccatccggggaagacGAACGTAGTAGCCAATGCCCTCAaccatagatctatgggtagcctgtcgtatttatgaccagaaaagaggggaatagcccatgagattcatcatctagctagtcttggaattcggttactggacttaggtgatattggaattactcttcaggatactgcaacatcctctttagtaactgaagtaaagaaaCACCAGTACTAGGATCCTGTGTTaattcattatagggataccactcttcagaaggagaagactcagtttgaaattacaaaagatggggtcctcagatatcaagggcgattatgtgtgcctaatattgcagggctgcgtcggcaggttatgggagaaactcactattctcgttatgtTATCCATctaggagcaacaaagatgtatcataa
The Nicotiana sylvestris chromosome 11, ASM39365v2, whole genome shotgun sequence DNA segment above includes these coding regions:
- the LOC138881918 gene encoding uncharacterized mitochondrial protein AtMg00860-like, translated to MERTKSGQRKRMRFARSQEQSQGSYRPQYFKRPPTSATLATGLQSIAFLGHILSDEGIKVDTQKIEAVKSWPRPTTPTEIHSFLGLAGYYRRFIEGFSSLSALLTKLTQKTTKFQWTEAYEQSFQELKNRLTSAPVLVLPEGPDGYAIYCYASSVGLGCVLMQHGKVIAYASR